AACTCATTATCTTTATTGCATGAGCTATGCTGTCATTTGGTGCAACTGGGGGTATTTTTTTATCGCACAATTCACCTGCAACAACAATATCCACTAGTCCTTCTTCAAACACAAATTGTCTAATCTCTTCATATTTAAGTACACCTATTAATATATTTTCCTCATTTACAACGGGGAAACAATTGTGCTTAGTTGTGGATATGTAGTTTATAATCTCACTAAATTTCATATTCTCATTTATTACCTGAGGATCTGTCAGCATTATATCCTGCACCTTAAAGTCCTCTAAAACATTTAGAAAGTATTCCTCCCTAT
The sequence above is a segment of the Deferribacterota bacterium genome. Coding sequences within it:
- a CDS encoding CBS domain-containing protein, whose protein sequence is REEYFLNVLEDFKVQDIMLTDPQVINENMKFSEIINYISTTKHNCFPVVNEENILIGVLKYEEIRQFVFEEGLVDIVVAGELCDKKIPPVAPNDSIAHAIKIMSFSNEEILPVVNNLKERKLLGIITRKDIISYYNKISLEQENTARLEF